Part of the Paenarthrobacter sp. JL.01a genome is shown below.
GATAGCTTTGTCGTAGGCAGGCGCGGCGGGCGTTGTGGCCGTCGGCTGCGGTGCCGGGCTTTCCGACGGCGAAGGAGTAGCCGTCGCACCGGGGGTGGTGAGGTCGAGGTCCGCGCGCAGTGCTGCGAAGAGCTGGGACGCTTGGGGTTCCACAAGTTCAAGGCGGTTCGGATCTACGGCTGCAGCCTGGGTAGGCACTGCCACGAACGCTACCTTGGACACGTCAATGTCCTTCAGCCGCCCACCGATGGTCAACAGCGAAGGGACAGAGGCGAGGCCCTCGTCCACTGTCAGGTTTTGGGTGACGACATCTGCGATCTGGAGGAGACGCTGCGGGTTGCCCAACGTGCCTTCACTCTTGAGCTTTCGAGTCAGGGACGAAAGGAATGCCTGCTGGCCCTTGATGCGGCCCAAATCGCCGCCGTCACCGAACGCATGCCTGGTGCGCAGGAACGCCAGGGCCTGCTCGCCTTCGACCAACGAGTCGCCCTTGGGCAGGCGGAGCCGGGAGTCCGGATCAAAGACGGGGTCGCTGACGCACACATTCACACCGCCAACGGCGTGGGAAAGTTCCTTGACGGCGTTGAAGTCAGCCATCATAAAGTGGTCGATCTCGAGGCCCGTCAGCTTGTTGATGGTGTCGACTGCGCAACCGATGCCGGCCTCTGCCATGGCCTCGTTGATCATCACGCCGCTTCGGGCAGGAAAGGTCTGGTTGTTGGTGCGGTCGGTGCACTGGGGAACGTTCACCAACAGATCGCGGGGGAAGCTGAGGACATTGACGCGCTTGTTGTCGGCAGAGATGTCCAGCAGCATCATGACGTCCGAGTGACCATAACCCGTGGAGTCTTCGCTGGTGCCGTATTCGGCATTCTTGCCGTCACGGGTATCGGAGCCAAGGATCAGGATCTGAAGGCGGTCGGTCTTGTCATTGGCCGTGGCCTCACCTGCGTTGCGGCTTTCATCGGCACTCAAGGGGGCCTTGGTGATGTTGGTCTGCAGCCGGATAAACCAGAAAGCAGCAAACGCGACGCCGGCGACCAACGCGACGGACACCACACCGGTGACAATCTTCACCCAAAGAGGCAGTCCCTTGCGCTCATTCATATGGCGCGGAGTGCCGTCGGCCTCGGCTCCATGGCGTGCCGCAACGGGGCCAGCGGTGCCGGTGCCCTCCGGGCGGGCGTCACGACGTCGCACTATTCGGTTTCCTTTTCCTTAAACAGCTTGATCCCCGCAATCATAGTTGCCGTTTCTGGGAAGTTCCTTATCGGGCCGGGAGCCACGCCGGATCCAGCCTTGCCGGCCTAGAATCCGAGTTTGACCAGCTGCTTCGGATCGCGCTGCCAGTCCTTGGCGACTTTGACATGCAAATCGAGGTAGATCCGGGTACCAAGAAGGGTTTCGATGCCCTTTCGGGCATTGGTCCCGACTTCACGCAGCCGGCTGCCGCCCTTGCCGATAATGATGGCCTTCTGGGAGGGACGCTCCACGTAGAGATTGACGCGGACGTCCAGGAGCGGATTGTCCTCAGTGCGGCCTTCACGCGGCACGATCTCCTCCACCACTACGGCCAGCGAATGCGGAAGCTCATCCCGCACACCTTCCAATGCCGCTTCCCGGATGAGCTCGGCAATCATCACTGCTTCGGGCTCATCGGTAAGCTCGCCATCCGGATAAAGGGGCGGCGAGGGGGGCATGTGGCTGATCAGGACGTCGGCGACGGTGGAAACCTGGAAACCGTCGGCCGCCGAGACCGGAACGATGTCAGCCCATCCTGCTTCGCCCAGGACCTCCCTGCCGAGCTCGGCGA
Proteins encoded:
- a CDS encoding LCP family protein, which codes for MRRRDARPEGTGTAGPVAARHGAEADGTPRHMNERKGLPLWVKIVTGVVSVALVAGVAFAAFWFIRLQTNITKAPLSADESRNAGEATANDKTDRLQILILGSDTRDGKNAEYGTSEDSTGYGHSDVMMLLDISADNKRVNVLSFPRDLLVNVPQCTDRTNNQTFPARSGVMINEAMAEAGIGCAVDTINKLTGLEIDHFMMADFNAVKELSHAVGGVNVCVSDPVFDPDSRLRLPKGDSLVEGEQALAFLRTRHAFGDGGDLGRIKGQQAFLSSLTRKLKSEGTLGNPQRLLQIADVVTQNLTVDEGLASVPSLLTIGGRLKDIDVSKVAFVAVPTQAAAVDPNRLELVEPQASQLFAALRADLDLTTPGATATPSPSESPAPQPTATTPAAPAYDKAIQPVSVANGSGVATRGQELMAVLTGGGFAQAVSYLANPVDQTVLYYGTGFADVAADVAKLYGIPAAQVQEAPGVAGVQLYVGTDFTTGTAYGAASVPSDVVNQTAKDAVCQQVNPFYIDQ
- the era gene encoding GTPase Era — encoded protein: MSKQNKKFDADSDFGGFHAGFSVLVGRPNAGKSTLTNALVGQKVAITSAKPQTTRHTIRGIVHREDAQLILVDTPGLHRPRTLLGKRLNELVADTLAEVDAIGFCLPANEKIGPGDKFIAAQLAGVGRKPIVALVTKTDLVDRQALTEQLLAVAELGREVLGEAGWADIVPVSAADGFQVSTVADVLISHMPPSPPLYPDGELTDEPEAVMIAELIREAALEGVRDELPHSLAVVVEEIVPREGRTEDNPLLDVRVNLYVERPSQKAIIIGKGGSRLREVGTNARKGIETLLGTRIYLDLHVKVAKDWQRDPKQLVKLGF